A portion of the Cryptomeria japonica chromosome 5, Sugi_1.0, whole genome shotgun sequence genome contains these proteins:
- the LOC131875808 gene encoding pentatricopeptide repeat-containing protein At5g64320, mitochondrial-like produces the protein MHKFNVKHFTQYITVLCKLGNTNKAWDLLHSAITQHCPLDAVSFTALLGGLGNSGDIPRINTLLVEMKEMEIHPDVVTYTTLVKSLCKWDRIEEALGVFHRIRLVHCFPNIVTYNTLIDGICKRGRIVEALVLFAEMIQTDISLDIISGNTLINGLCKVGREDEALRLLAGIKNSYCSPNIVTYNTLIDGLCKVERIDEALGLVGKMLQDGHFLNHYTYNSLINGFCKAGQTDKAYNLFVQMMEFGPLPNVVTFNTVIDGLCKDGRMDKAWDCFHNMTRRGLQPNVITYNSLIRSLCELHEVKKAQKLFKNMLSKSCSPDVVTYNILIGDLCQNNRAKELFSLIFEMENRGHLPNVITYNTLICAFCRTREMNMVGKVLEEMATRDLKFDEVTYNKVIDGMCKAGDFSRAYSLFNKMLDEGLTPNVVTYTCLIDGHCKIGEMEKAFKYFLNMKVIGIIPDVVTYNTLIDFFCKENKLDIAFSMLYEMRSKYLVPNVLIYNTLLSTFRERHDLEKTFWVMDQMKKEGCAPGDSTVQILDWLVEVGQMQKLKDFVNDDSFIISRAR, from the coding sequence ATGCACAAATTTAATGTCAAGCACTTTACTCAGTACATTACTGTCCTCTGTAAATTGGGAAACACGAACAAGGCCTGGGACCTTTTACATTCGGCCATTACTCAACACTGTCCTCTCGATGCCGTATCCTTCACCGCGCTTTTGGGTGGCCTTGGAAACTCTGGTGATATCCCTCGAATCAACACCCTTCTTGTTGAAATGAAAGAGATGGAAATACATCCAGATGTTGTCACTTATACCACCCTTGTAAAGTCTTTGTGTAAATGGGATCGAATAGAGGAAGCACTTGGGGTTTTCCACAGAATAAGGCTCGTTCATTGTTTTCCTAATATTGTTACATACAACACCCTAATTGATGGGATATGTAAAAGAGGTAGAATAGTTGAAGCTCTTGTTTTATTTGCTGAGATGATACAAACTGACATTTCTCTTGATATTATTTCAGGCAATACCCTAATTAATGGTCTCTGCAAGGTGGGAAGGGAAGATGAAGCTCTAAGGTTGTTAGCTGGAATTAAAAATAGTTACTGCTCCCCAAATATTGTTACATACAACACCTTGATTGATGGTCTTTGCAAAGTAGAAAGAATAGATGAAGCTCTAGGATTAGTAGGTAAAATGTTACAAGACGGCCATTTTCTTAACCACTATACTTATAATAGTCTGATAAATGGCTTTTGCAAGGCTGGACAAACAGACAAAGCCTACAATCTGTTTGTACAAATGATGGAGTTTGGTCCTTTGCCCAATGTAGTGACATTTAATACAGTTATTGATGGATTGTGCAAAGATGGTAGGATGGACAAGGCTTGGGATTGTTTTCATAACATGACCAGAAGGGGTTTACAGCCGAACGTGATTACTTATAATTCTTTGATACGCAGCCTATGTGAATTGCATGAGGTGAAAAAGGCTCAAAAGTTGTTTAAAAATATGCTAAGCAAAAGCTGCTCCCCAGATGTTGTTACCTACAACATTCTAATTGGTGATTTATGTCAGAATAACAGGGCAAAGGAATTATTTTCACTTATTTTTGAGATGGAAAATAGGGGACATCTTCCTAATGTAATTACGTATAATACTCTAATCTGTGCATTTTGTAGAACGAGAGAAATGAACATGGTAGGAAAGGTTTTAGAAGAGATGGCGACAAGGGATTTGAAGTTTGATGAAGTGACATACAACAAAGTAATTGATGGCATGTGCAAGGCAGGAGATTTTTCTAGAGCATATTCACTCTTTAATAAGATGCTAGATGAAGGCTTGACTCCTAATGTAGTCACTTATACCTGTCTGATTGACGGCCATTGCAAAATTGGTGAAATGGAGAAGGCCTTTAAGTATTTTTTAAACATGAAAGTGATTGGTATTATTCCGGATGTTGTAACCTATAATACATTGATTGATTTTTTCTGCAAGGAAAACAAACTTGACATTGCTTTCTCAATGTTGTATGAGATGAGATCAAAGTATTTAGTTCCAAATGTTTTAATCTACAATACATTATTATCCACCTTCCGTGAAAGACATGACCTTGAAAAAACGTTTTGggtgatggatcaaatgaagaaagaaggttgTGCTCCAGGTGATTCAACTGTCCAGATACTTGACTGGCTAGTTGAAGTTGGTCAAATGCAAAAATTAAAGGACTTTGTAAATGATGATTCTTTTATTATTTCTAGGGCAAGGTAG